The Zonotrichia albicollis isolate bZonAlb1 chromosome 6, bZonAlb1.hap1, whole genome shotgun sequence genome window below encodes:
- the LOC102074698 gene encoding disintegrin and metalloproteinase domain-containing protein 21 produces the protein MGPLPGLLLLLLLGAAGCPGARGARPAEPRTAWVTVPRQLSPRRGDDAPALSYWLNVGGRPRVLRLQPRRGLVSRPFTLVTYGRDGARREEHPFVRDNCFYQGDVVGSPGSLVALSTCGRGLHGVLWVEDDTYQIEPVPNDLAFRHILYRMEGDNSSEGASCGLTPEVLQQQKAVLPWFKAPKSAGENEKLRDWWTHITYVKMVVVVDHVRYVKSGRSKSRVLKDVMQVINAGDILCKQLSIRLFVIGLEIWTEKNFINITNSIAPVLNAFNAWRKSNLLPRMYHDVAHLFAYQWFESSLGLAYIGTVCDKHWAAAVISFTDKKVSVITITFVHELGHNLGMVHDKPDCNCRRKKCIMYENNVDTDSFSDCSYKQYFELVVNGAPCLRQPPAPGSFITGMSEYCGNKIVESGEQCDCGSAASCRRDPCCRTNCTFTAGSDCASGRCCKNCKVLPAGTLCRASTGSCDLPEYCNGTSPQCPLDVYLQDGTPCNDGVYCYQGKCSSHSEKCQRLFGKYAKVAPLDCFKAVNTQGDRFGNCGIRDNIYFEKCSTKNVLCGRIQCENVVIIPFLQNHVTLVQTPVRGKNCWGLDYHVGIPRADVGAVEDGTPCGSDMLCINRTCMSVSVLNYDCNMTKCHDRGVCNNHKNCHCEYGWAPPYCELEGYGGSVDSGPPPPKKAERLKVRLVLLGFYSVCFVGIVLSIRYRQKIEGWLAKKKAQFHRKLFQRPKKKEVPKEKSPAGELKSTKDKKAAPWDVIEELSD, from the coding sequence ATGgggcctctgccggggctcctgcttctgctgctgctgggcgcgGCGGGGTGccccggggcccggggggcCCGGCCCGCGGAGCCGCGCACCGCGTGGGTGACGGTGCCGCGGCAGCTGAGCCCCCGCCGTGGCGACGACGCCCCGGCCCTCTCCTACTGGCTGAACGTGGGCGGGCGGCCGCGGGTGCTGCGCCTGCAGCCCAGGAGGGGCCTGGTCTCCCGCCCCTTCACGCTGGTCACCTACGGCCGGGACGGGGCCCGCCGGGAGGAGCACCCCTTCGTACGGGACAACTGCTTCTACCAGGGCGACGTGGTGGGGAGCCCCGGCTCCCTTGTGGCCCTCAGCACCTGCGGCAGGGGCCTCCACGGCGTGCTCTGGGTGGAGGACGATACGTACCAGATCGAGCCCGTCCCCAATGATCTGGCCTTTCGGCACATTCTCTACCGCATGGAGGGAGACAACAGCTCCGAGGGAGCCAGCTGCGGACTGACGCCGGAGGTGCTGCAGCAACAAAAGGCTGTGCTACCGTGGTTCAAAGCTCCCAAGTCAGCGGGGGAGAACGAAAAGCTGAGGGACTGGTGGACGCACATCACGTATGTGAAGATGGTAGTGGTCGTGGACCACGTGCGGTATGTAAAGTCAGgcaggagcaaatccagagtCTTGAAGGACGTCATGCAAGTCATCAATGCTGGGGACATTTTGTGCAAACAGCTTTCTATCCGGCTGTTTGTTATAGGATTGGAGATCTGGACTGAAAAGAACTTTATAAATATTACTAACTCTATTGCCCCGGTACTTAATGCGTTTAACGCCTGGAGAAAGTCAAACCTGTTACCTCGGATGTACCATGATGTTGCTCACTTATTTGCATATCAGTGGTTTGAAAGCAGCTTGGGATTGGCATATATAGGGACAGTGTGTGATAAgcactgggcagcagctgttATTTCCTTCACTGATAAAAAGGTGTCTGTAATTACTATCACATTTGTCCATGAGCTGGGCCATAATCTTGGGATGGTTCATGATAAACCGGATTGTAACTGCAGACGCAAGAAATGCATTATGTATGAAAACAATGTTGACACTGACTCATTCAGTGACTGCAGTTACAAACAGTACTTTGAGCTGGTTGTAAATGGTGCTCCATGCCTTCGTCAGCCACCAGCACCTGGCAGTTTCATCACCGGGATGAGTGAATACTGTGGGAATAAAATAGTAGAAAGTGGAGAGCAATGTGACTGTGGTTCAGCAGCAAGCTGCCGAAGGGATCCTTGTTGCCGCACAAACTGTACATTTACTGCAGGTTCAGACTGTGCATCTGGAAGATGCTGCAAGAACTGTAAGGTCCTTCCAGCAGGAACACTCTGCAGAGCAAGTACTGGCAGCTGTGACCTGCCAGAGTATTGCAATGGAACTTCCCCTCAGTGCCCGCTGGATGTATACCTACAAGATGGAACTCCTTGCAATGATGGTGTTTATTGCTATCAAGGAAAATGTTCATCCCACAGTGAAAAGTGCCAGCGTCTCTTTGGCAAATATGCCAAGGTTGCTCCTTTAGATTGCTTTAAAGCAGTGAACACTCAAGGTGACCGGTTTGGGAATTGTGGTATTCGTGACAATATCTATTTTGAAAAATGCAGTACTAAGAATGTCTTATGTGGTAGGATTCAGTGTGAAAACGTAGTCATAATACCTTTCTTGCAGAACCATGTAACGCTAGTCCAAACTCCTGTTCGAGGTAAAAATTGCTGGGGCCTCGACTATCATGTAGGGATACCAAGAGCAGATGTGGGAGCTGTGGAAGATGGCACACCATGTGGTAGTGATATGCTTTGTATCAACAGGACGTGTATGAGTGTATCAGTGCTGAACTACGACTGCAACATGACAAAGTGTCATGACAGAGGAGTGTGTAACAATCACAAGAACTGTCACTGTGAGTATGGCTGGGCTCCTCCATATTGTGAATTGGAAGGATATGGAGGTAGTGTTGACAGTGGACCCCCTCCACCTAAGAAGGCTGAGAGACTAAAAGTAAGACTAGTGCTACTTGGGTTTTATTCTGTGTGTTTTGTTGGAATAGTCCTTTCCATCCGTTATAGACAGAAAATAGAGGGATGGCTTGCGAAGAAAAAAGCCCAATTCCATAGAAAATTGTTTCAAAGAccgaaaaaaaaagaagttccTAAAGAAAAGTCGCCTGCTGGTGAGTTAAAATCCACCAAAGATAAAAAGGCAGCACCTTGGGATGTTATTGAGGAACTATCAGATTGA
- the MED6 gene encoding mediator of RNA polymerase II transcription subunit 6 yields the protein MAAVDIRDNLLGISWVDSSWIPILNNGSVLDYFSERSNPFYDRTCNNEVVKMQRMTLDHLNQMVGVEYILLHAQEPILFIIRKQQRQSPTQVMPLADYYIIAGVIYQAPDLGSVINSRVLTAVHGIQSAFEEAMSYCRYHPSKGYWWHFKDEEEREKTKPKAKKKEEPSSIFQRQRVDALLLDLRQKFPPRFVQQKPGEKPVPVDQIKKEPEPVPEAVKTEEKETVKNAQSAGAKGPPEKRMRLQ from the exons ATAATCTGTTGGGGATTTCCTGGGTTGACAGCTCCTGGATTCCAATATTAAACAATGGGAGTGTGTTGGACTATTTCTCAGAGCGAAGTAACCCTTTCTATGACCGAACATGTAACAATGAAGTCGTCAAAATGCAGAGGATGACCCTGGACCATTTGAA CCAGATGGTTGGAGTGGAGTACATCCTTCTCCATGCTCAAGAGCCCATTCTCTTCATTATCCGAAAGCAGCAAAGGCAATCCCCAACACAAG TTATGCCATTGGCTGACTACTACATTATTGCTGGAGTGATTTATCAAGCACCTGACTTGGGATCTGTCATTAACTCCAGAGTT CTCACTGCAGTGCATGGAATTCAGTCTGCTTTTGAAGAAGCTATGTCCTACTGTCGCTATCACCCATCCAAGGGCTACTGGTGGCATTTCAAAGACGAGGAAGAACGAG AGAAAACTAAACCAAAAgccaagaagaaagaagaacCAAGCTCTATTTTCCAAAGACAACGAGTAGATGCTTTGCTCTTAGACCTAAGACAAAAGTTTCCACCCAGATTTGTCCAG CAAAAGCCCGGAGAAAAGCCTGTCCCAG TGGATCAAATCAAGAAGGAACCAGAACCAGTGCCTGAAGCTGTcaagacagaggaaaaagagacTGTAAAGAATGCTCAGAGTGCTGGTGCTAAAGGACCACCTGAAAAACGAATGAGACTCCAGTGA